The Aureispira anguillae genome contains a region encoding:
- a CDS encoding FKBP-type peptidyl-prolyl cis-trans isomerase, translating into MKSLFLGIIFVILGSSFSSCNTDYKAQDEAAIQQYIKDHNLTAIEAQDGLYYTMDVVGTGEQPAGVYSTVTIHYTGRLLDGTVFDSSEGKAPYTNTLTGVIKGWQYGVPHFKAGGKGKLLIPSHLAYGASGSGLIGPNTPIMFDIELISVQN; encoded by the coding sequence ATGAAGTCATTATTTTTAGGAATTATTTTTGTTATTTTAGGTAGCTCTTTTTCGAGCTGCAATACCGATTACAAAGCTCAGGATGAAGCTGCTATCCAACAGTATATCAAAGACCATAACCTAACGGCTATTGAAGCACAAGATGGTTTGTATTATACCATGGATGTTGTGGGGACAGGAGAACAGCCCGCTGGCGTTTATAGCACGGTAACCATTCATTATACAGGAAGATTATTGGATGGGACGGTTTTCGACAGCTCGGAAGGAAAGGCTCCTTACACCAATACCCTAACAGGGGTCATCAAAGGCTGGCAATATGGTGTTCCTCATTTTAAAGCAGGGGGAAAAGGCAAGTTATTAATCCCATCTCACTTGGCTTATGGTGCTAGTGGTTCAGGTTTAATTGGTCCTAATACGCCAATTATGTTTGACATTGAACTAATCAGTGTTCAAAATTAA